A stretch of Sphingomonas sp. JUb134 DNA encodes these proteins:
- the rpoC gene encoding DNA-directed RNA polymerase subunit beta' codes for MNELTNFANPVQKPETFDQIQIGIASPERIRSWSFGEIKKPETINYRTFKPERDGLFCARIFGPIKDYECLCGKYKRMKYKGIVCEKCGVEVTVSKVRRERMGHIELAAPVAHIWFLKSLPSRIGLLLDMQLKQLERVLYFESYIVIEPGLTSLEKYQLLTEDELLEAQDQFGEDAFSAGIGAEAVKTMLMELDLEGERKELLEELAVTKSELKPKKIIKRLKVVESFIDSGNRPEWMILDVVPVIPPELRPLVPLDGGRFATSDLNDLYRRVINRNNRLKRLMELRAPDIIVRNEKRMLQEAVDALFDNGRRGRTITGANKRPLKSLSDMLKGKQGRFRQNLLGKRVDYSGRSVIVTGPELKLHQCGLPKKMALELFKPFIYARLDAKGLSMTLKQAKKWVEKERKEVWDILDEVIREHPVMLNRAPTLHRLGIQAFEPVLIEGKAIQLHPLVCSAFNADFDGDQMAVHVPLSLEAQLEARVLMMSTNNILSPANGKPIIVPSQDMVLGLYYISMEKQNEPGEGMMLSDMAEVHQALHAGAVTLHTKIISRVPQTDEDGNTYMKRVETTPGRMLLGETLPKSHKVPFETVNRLLTKKDVGDVIDEVYRHTGQKETVLFADAIMALGFRNAFKAGISFGKDDMIIPAAKEGMVDETRALVKDYEQQYQDGLITQQEKYNKVIDAWSRCGDQVAAAMMDEIRAVKHEDNGREKPVNAIYMMAHSGARGSAAQIKQLAGMRGLMAKPSGEIIETPIISNFKEGLTVLEYFNSTHGARKGLADTALKTANSGYLTRRLVDVSQDCVIMEEDCGTERALEMKAIVQGGSTIASLGERILGRTTAEDVIDTKTGEVVIPSGTLLDEAMITQIEALNVPGMKIRSPLVCEAKIGVCGKCYGRDLARGTPVNIGEAVGVIAAQSIGEPGTQLTMRTFHIGGAAQLNEQSNLEAPVDGKVEYRDLRVIMDQRGRRVVLSRSGEMAIVDMDGRELSVDRIPYGAYVLCDDGHIISAGDRMAEWDPFTMPVITENPGTVKYQDLIDGKTLTEQADEATGITQRVVTEYRGKSKEDLRPRLTLLDENSGEAGRYMLAPGATLSVEDGAQVQGGDVLARVSREAAKTRDITGGLPRVAELFEARKPKENAIIAKVSGRVVFGKDYKAKRKIGIQPEDGGEVVEYLVPKSKVIDVQEGDYVKRGDNLIGGSPDPHDILEVLGIEPLAEYLVSEIQEVYRLQGVKINDKHIEVIVRQMLQKVEITDGGDTTLLAGEQLDRDEMDEANAKLAPGQQPAQGKPILLGITKASLQTRSFISAASFQETTRVLTEASVQGKIDSLNGLKENVIVGRLIPAGTGAGMNRLRVAATSRDVALRAQQRALQAALIAPNSAEEEHEAEHARSVRDDQGTSDALASVTPSGHGTDEDAGEYLND; via the coding sequence ATGAACGAACTGACCAACTTCGCGAATCCGGTCCAGAAGCCGGAGACCTTCGACCAGATCCAGATCGGCATCGCCTCCCCCGAGCGCATCCGTTCCTGGTCGTTCGGCGAGATCAAGAAGCCCGAGACGATCAACTATCGCACGTTCAAGCCCGAGCGTGACGGCCTGTTCTGCGCGCGCATCTTCGGTCCGATCAAGGACTACGAATGCCTGTGCGGCAAGTACAAGCGCATGAAGTACAAGGGCATCGTCTGCGAGAAGTGCGGCGTCGAGGTGACCGTCTCGAAGGTCCGCCGCGAGCGCATGGGCCACATCGAGCTGGCCGCACCGGTCGCGCACATCTGGTTCCTGAAGTCGCTGCCGTCGCGCATCGGCCTGCTGCTCGACATGCAGCTCAAGCAGCTCGAGCGCGTGCTCTACTTCGAGAGCTACATCGTGATCGAGCCGGGCCTCACCAGCCTGGAGAAGTATCAGCTCCTCACCGAGGACGAGCTGCTCGAGGCGCAGGACCAGTTCGGCGAGGACGCCTTCTCCGCCGGCATCGGCGCCGAAGCGGTCAAGACGATGCTGATGGAGCTCGACCTCGAAGGTGAGCGCAAGGAGCTTCTCGAAGAGCTCGCCGTCACCAAGTCCGAGCTGAAGCCCAAGAAGATCATCAAGCGCCTGAAGGTCGTCGAGAGCTTCATCGACTCGGGCAACCGCCCCGAGTGGATGATCCTGGACGTCGTTCCGGTCATTCCGCCCGAGCTGCGCCCGCTGGTGCCGCTGGACGGTGGCCGCTTCGCGACCTCGGATCTCAACGATCTGTATCGCCGCGTGATCAACCGTAACAACCGCCTCAAGCGGCTGATGGAGCTGCGTGCGCCGGACATCATCGTCCGCAACGAAAAGCGCATGCTGCAGGAAGCCGTCGATGCGCTGTTCGACAACGGCCGCCGCGGTCGCACGATCACGGGTGCCAACAAGCGTCCGCTCAAGTCGCTGTCCGACATGCTCAAGGGCAAGCAGGGCCGTTTCCGCCAGAACCTGCTCGGCAAGCGCGTCGACTATTCGGGTCGTTCGGTCATCGTGACCGGCCCGGAGCTCAAGCTGCACCAGTGCGGCCTGCCCAAGAAGATGGCGCTCGAGTTGTTCAAGCCATTCATCTACGCGCGCCTCGATGCCAAGGGTCTGTCCATGACCCTGAAGCAGGCCAAGAAGTGGGTCGAGAAGGAGCGCAAGGAAGTCTGGGACATCCTGGACGAGGTGATCCGCGAGCACCCCGTGATGCTCAACCGCGCACCGACGCTCCACCGTCTCGGCATTCAGGCGTTCGAGCCGGTGCTGATCGAGGGCAAGGCGATCCAGCTTCACCCGCTGGTCTGCTCGGCGTTCAACGCCGACTTCGACGGTGACCAGATGGCCGTGCACGTTCCCCTGAGCCTCGAGGCTCAGCTGGAAGCGCGCGTCCTGATGATGTCGACCAACAACATCCTGAGCCCTGCAAACGGCAAGCCGATCATCGTGCCGTCGCAGGACATGGTCCTGGGCCTCTACTACATCTCCATGGAGAAGCAGAACGAGCCCGGCGAAGGCATGATGCTGTCGGACATGGCGGAGGTGCACCAGGCACTGCATGCCGGCGCCGTCACGCTGCACACCAAGATCATCAGCCGCGTTCCGCAGACGGACGAGGACGGCAACACCTACATGAAGCGCGTCGAGACGACGCCGGGCCGCATGCTGCTCGGCGAGACGCTGCCGAAGAGCCACAAGGTGCCGTTCGAGACCGTCAACCGCCTTCTCACCAAGAAGGACGTGGGCGACGTGATCGACGAGGTCTATCGCCACACCGGCCAGAAGGAGACGGTGCTGTTCGCCGACGCCATCATGGCGCTGGGCTTCCGCAATGCGTTCAAGGCCGGCATCTCCTTCGGCAAGGATGACATGATCATCCCGGCCGCCAAGGAAGGCATGGTCGACGAGACCCGCGCGCTCGTGAAGGACTATGAGCAGCAGTATCAGGACGGCCTGATCACGCAGCAGGAGAAGTACAACAAGGTGATCGACGCCTGGAGCCGTTGCGGCGACCAGGTGGCGGCAGCCATGATGGACGAGATCCGTGCGGTGAAGCACGAAGACAATGGTCGCGAGAAGCCGGTCAACGCCATCTACATGATGGCGCACTCGGGTGCTCGTGGTTCGGCAGCGCAGATCAAGCAGCTGGCGGGCATGCGCGGCCTGATGGCCAAGCCGTCGGGCGAGATCATCGAGACGCCGATTATCTCGAACTTCAAGGAAGGCCTGACCGTCCTTGAGTACTTCAACTCGACCCACGGCGCCCGCAAGGGCCTCGCGGATACCGCGCTGAAGACCGCGAACTCGGGTTACCTGACCCGCCGCCTCGTCGATGTGTCGCAGGATTGCGTCATCATGGAAGAGGACTGCGGTACCGAGCGTGCGCTCGAGATGAAGGCAATCGTCCAGGGCGGTTCGACCATCGCGTCGCTCGGCGAGCGCATCCTGGGCCGCACCACGGCCGAGGACGTGATCGACACCAAGACCGGCGAGGTCGTCATCCCTTCGGGCACGCTGCTCGACGAGGCGATGATCACGCAGATCGAGGCGCTGAACGTACCGGGCATGAAGATCCGCAGCCCGCTCGTCTGCGAGGCCAAGATCGGCGTGTGCGGCAAGTGCTACGGGCGTGACCTCGCTCGCGGTACGCCGGTGAACATCGGTGAAGCCGTTGGCGTCATCGCGGCGCAGTCGATCGGCGAGCCGGGCACGCAGCTGACGATGCGTACCTTCCACATCGGTGGTGCGGCACAGCTCAACGAGCAGTCGAACCTCGAGGCGCCGGTCGACGGCAAGGTCGAATACCGCGACCTGCGCGTCATCATGGACCAGCGTGGCCGCCGCGTGGTGCTCAGCCGCTCGGGCGAAATGGCGATCGTCGACATGGACGGTCGTGAGCTCTCGGTGGATCGCATCCCGTACGGTGCCTATGTGCTGTGCGACGATGGCCACATCATCAGCGCGGGCGACCGCATGGCGGAGTGGGATCCGTTCACCATGCCGGTGATCACCGAGAATCCGGGTACCGTGAAGTACCAGGACCTCATCGACGGCAAGACCCTGACCGAACAGGCCGACGAAGCGACGGGCATCACCCAGCGCGTCGTCACCGAATATCGCGGCAAGTCGAAGGAGGATCTGCGTCCTCGCCTGACCCTGCTCGACGAGAATTCGGGCGAGGCCGGCCGCTACATGCTGGCGCCGGGCGCGACGCTCTCGGTCGAGGATGGTGCGCAGGTCCAGGGCGGCGACGTTCTGGCTCGTGTCAGCCGCGAGGCTGCCAAGACCCGCGACATCACCGGCGGTCTGCCGCGCGTCGCCGAGCTGTTCGAGGCACGCAAGCCGAAGGAGAATGCGATCATCGCAAAGGTCTCCGGCCGCGTCGTGTTCGGCAAGGACTATAAGGCGAAGCGCAAGATCGGCATCCAGCCGGAGGACGGCGGCGAGGTCGTCGAGTATCTGGTGCCGAAGTCGAAGGTGATCGACGTTCAGGAAGGCGACTACGTCAAGCGTGGCGACAACCTGATCGGCGGCAGCCCGGATCCGCACGACATTCTGGAAGTGCTCGGCATCGAGCCGCTTGCGGAATATCTCGTGTCGGAAATCCAGGAAGTCTATCGACTGCAGGGCGTGAAGATCAACGACAAGCACATCGAGGTGATCGTTCGCCAGATGCTGCAGAAGGTCGAGATCACCGACGGTGGCGACACCACCCTGCTGGCGGGCGAGCAGCTCGACCGCGACGAGATGGACGAAGCCAATGCCAAGCTGGCCCCGGGCCAGCAGCCGGCACAGGGCAAGCCCATCCTGCTGGGCATCACCAAGGCGTCGCTGCAGACCCGCAGCTTCATCTCGGCCGCCTCGTTCCAGGAGACGACCCGTGTGCTCACCGAAGCTTCGGTTCAGGGCAAGATCGACTCGCTGAACGGCCTGAAGGAGAACGTGATCGTCGGCCGGCTCATCCCGGCGGGTACCGGTGCGGGCATGAACCGCCTGCGCGTGGCGGCAACCAGCCGCGACGTGGCGCTCCGCGCACAGCAGCGGGCGCTCCAGGCCGCTCTCATCGCGCCGAACAGCGCCGAGGAAGAGCATGAGGCCGAGCATGCGCGTTCTGTCCGCGACGACCAGGGCACGAGCGACGCCCTTGCGTCGGTCACCCCGAGCGGTCACGGCACTGACGAGGACGCCGGCGAGTATCTGAACGACTGA
- a CDS encoding TorF family putative porin, with protein MRTRCSAPGAKSRLFLLVGSALLSVAAALPARAQSETERSTLSVELTTDDRERGISWSDGDVSLRGTATIPLGGQGFSVTGSVATLNDSPRHGGAAVGIDLAASYAQYLGPVRLDGGVTGHFFPGSDRALSYLELGGGAGFALGPVQLDGFARYAPKQSAIGGDNFYIGAEGRMGIPVTPFTVIAGIGRSSGNVDNTLRAARLRPGGNYMDWRLGVEHVTGPSVIGIDYVDTDISDRAIVDSPYADGRNADSRLLARVGLNF; from the coding sequence ATGCGCACGCGCTGTTCCGCCCCGGGAGCCAAGTCCCGCCTGTTTCTTCTGGTCGGCAGCGCCCTTCTCTCCGTTGCCGCCGCCCTGCCCGCCCGTGCCCAGAGCGAAACGGAGCGCTCAACCCTCTCCGTGGAACTCACCACCGACGACCGCGAGCGGGGAATCAGCTGGAGCGACGGCGACGTCAGCCTGCGGGGTACGGCGACCATCCCGCTAGGGGGCCAGGGCTTCTCGGTCACGGGTTCGGTCGCGACGCTGAACGACAGCCCGCGCCACGGCGGCGCTGCGGTGGGGATCGATCTCGCCGCCAGCTACGCACAATATCTGGGACCGGTCCGCCTGGACGGTGGGGTCACCGGCCACTTCTTCCCGGGCAGCGACCGCGCGCTCAGCTATCTCGAGCTCGGCGGCGGCGCCGGCTTTGCGCTGGGACCCGTGCAACTCGACGGCTTTGCACGCTATGCGCCGAAGCAGTCGGCGATCGGCGGCGACAATTTCTACATCGGCGCGGAAGGACGCATGGGCATCCCCGTGACGCCGTTCACGGTAATCGCAGGGATCGGCCGCAGCTCCGGGAACGTCGACAACACGCTGCGCGCTGCGCGCCTGCGGCCCGGCGGCAACTACATGGACTGGCGCCTGGGCGTGGAGCATGTCACCGGGCCATCGGTGATCGGCATCGACTATGTCGATACCGACATCTCCGATCGAGCGATCGTCGACTCCCCCTATGCGGATGGCCGCAACGCGGACAGCCGGCTGCTGGCGCGGGTCGGACTCAACTTCTGA
- a CDS encoding low affinity iron permease family protein — protein sequence MDNIFTAISTRIATAAGQPLTFVLALVTILAWGVSGPIFGYSDTWQLVINTATTIVTFLMVFLIQNSQNRDAAAMQAKLDELIRALGPARGEFIGIEHLTDRQIEQIRAALEQEAGHEPGKIGTVDDSVETLLKRR from the coding sequence CTGGACAACATCTTCACTGCCATATCGACCCGCATCGCAACTGCTGCCGGACAGCCGCTGACGTTCGTGCTTGCGCTCGTTACGATCCTAGCCTGGGGGGTTAGCGGGCCGATCTTCGGCTATTCCGACACGTGGCAGCTGGTGATCAACACCGCGACCACCATCGTCACCTTCCTGATGGTGTTCCTGATCCAGAACTCCCAGAACCGGGACGCAGCGGCGATGCAGGCGAAGCTCGACGAGCTCATCCGTGCCCTTGGCCCGGCTCGCGGCGAGTTCATCGGCATCGAGCATCTGACCGACCGGCAGATCGAGCAGATCCGGGCTGCGCTGGAGCAGGAGGCCGGCCATGAGCCGGGCAAGATCGGCACCGTCGACGACAGCGTGGAGACGCTGCTCAAGCGTCGCTAA
- a CDS encoding S10 family peptidase: protein MRSILRLSAAALLLACTSSLAHAQSAETTTTVEKKKAEDETKPPPLPGDKTISQSARIGGRTLSYKATVGTIPVRDGKGKEIGQVTYTAYTVPGRDPARPVTFAFNGGPGAASVYLNLGAIGPKRVQFGAQGDAPSDAPIASDNPNSWLDFTDLVFIDPVGTGFSRSLVDEAETKKAFYANDPDIKYLSKVVYDWLVKEGRLRSPKYVMGESYGGYRAPRIAYELQSQIGVGVNGMILVSPYLDPASGDGATALSPLPWMIDLPSMAASNLERQGRLTPAAMAEVEAYVRGDYARDLLRGRSDPEATARISQRVAELTGLDPAMVQKLGGRIDSRTYLREIHRNEGRIGSIYDSNVTAFDPFPWSAQQQSNDPILDALIAPTTSAMVDFVTREVGWKTDARYHALSYEVNQAWDRGKPDDTPVSDLRKAIANDPKMRVMIVHGWDDLSCPFFASRLIVDQMPAFGQAERVQLRVYPGGHMFYSRSDSGASFKQDAQALYR from the coding sequence TTGCGATCGATTCTGCGCCTATCCGCCGCCGCCCTGCTGCTCGCCTGCACCAGCAGCCTTGCCCATGCCCAGTCGGCGGAGACCACCACCACCGTCGAGAAGAAGAAGGCGGAGGACGAGACCAAGCCACCGCCGCTGCCTGGCGACAAGACGATCAGCCAGTCGGCGCGGATCGGCGGGCGCACGCTGTCGTACAAGGCGACCGTAGGAACCATTCCCGTGCGCGACGGAAAGGGCAAGGAGATCGGCCAGGTCACCTATACGGCCTACACCGTGCCGGGACGCGATCCGGCGCGTCCGGTGACCTTCGCCTTCAACGGCGGCCCGGGCGCCGCGTCGGTCTACCTCAACCTGGGCGCCATCGGGCCCAAGCGCGTCCAGTTCGGTGCGCAGGGCGATGCGCCCTCCGACGCCCCGATCGCGAGCGACAATCCCAATAGCTGGCTCGACTTCACCGACCTGGTGTTCATCGATCCGGTCGGCACCGGCTTCAGCCGCAGCCTGGTCGACGAGGCGGAGACCAAGAAGGCGTTCTACGCCAACGATCCCGACATCAAGTATCTGTCGAAGGTCGTTTACGACTGGCTCGTCAAGGAAGGCCGGCTGCGCTCGCCCAAATATGTGATGGGCGAGAGCTACGGCGGGTATCGCGCGCCGCGGATCGCCTATGAGCTCCAGTCGCAGATCGGCGTCGGGGTCAACGGGATGATTCTGGTGTCCCCTTATCTCGATCCCGCCTCCGGGGACGGCGCGACCGCGCTGTCGCCGCTGCCGTGGATGATCGACCTGCCGTCGATGGCGGCCTCCAACCTGGAGCGGCAGGGACGCCTGACGCCCGCCGCGATGGCGGAAGTGGAGGCCTATGTCCGCGGCGACTATGCCCGCGACCTGCTGCGCGGCCGATCCGATCCCGAAGCGACCGCGCGCATCTCGCAGCGCGTGGCGGAACTGACCGGACTCGATCCTGCGATGGTGCAGAAGCTGGGCGGCCGGATCGACAGCCGCACCTACCTTCGCGAAATCCATCGCAACGAAGGACGGATCGGCAGCATCTATGATTCCAACGTGACGGCGTTCGATCCCTTCCCCTGGTCGGCCCAGCAGCAATCGAACGACCCGATCCTGGACGCGTTGATCGCGCCCACCACCAGCGCGATGGTCGACTTCGTCACCCGCGAAGTGGGCTGGAAGACGGATGCGCGCTACCATGCGCTTTCGTACGAGGTGAACCAGGCCTGGGATCGCGGCAAGCCGGACGACACGCCGGTGAGCGACCTGCGCAAGGCGATCGCCAACGATCCCAAGATGCGGGTGATGATCGTCCATGGCTGGGACGACCTCTCCTGCCCCTTCTTCGCCTCGCGCCTGATCGTCGACCAGATGCCGGCGTTCGGCCAGGCGGAGCGCGTGCAGCTGCGTGTCTATCCGGGCGGGCACATGTTCTACAGCCGCAGCGACAGCGGCGCGTCGTTCAAGCAGGATGCCCAGGCGCTGTATCGCTGA
- a CDS encoding 2-phosphosulfolactate phosphatase, producing the protein MAGLLPSGISPMMPKIACEWGLSGTEAWKACADLFIIVDVLSFSTAVSVAVGNGAIVFPFPYGDAAAAAAEAARRGAVAASPRSAGGGQLSLSPASLKHVAPGGRLLLPSPNGSRLSLATGDTPTICGCFRNARAVGAAARRLAGDGTIVVIAAGERWPDQTLRPAIEDWLGAGAIIDALGGTRNAEADLAAEAYRAAKPRLAEILRDSRSGRELSGWGYAADTEVALEVNVTDVVPMMREGAYQAL; encoded by the coding sequence TTGGCAGGCCTGCTTCCCTCTGGCATCAGTCCGATGATGCCGAAAATAGCCTGTGAATGGGGCCTGTCCGGAACTGAGGCTTGGAAGGCCTGTGCGGACCTCTTCATCATCGTCGACGTGTTGTCCTTCTCGACAGCGGTGAGCGTAGCCGTCGGAAACGGTGCGATCGTGTTCCCCTTCCCGTACGGGGACGCCGCCGCGGCAGCGGCCGAAGCTGCTCGGCGTGGAGCGGTTGCAGCTTCACCGCGTAGTGCAGGAGGAGGGCAGCTCAGTCTTTCGCCGGCCAGCCTGAAGCATGTCGCGCCGGGGGGCCGCCTCCTGCTGCCTTCGCCGAATGGCTCCCGGCTGTCGCTGGCCACTGGTGACACTCCGACGATCTGCGGCTGCTTCCGCAACGCCCGAGCAGTCGGTGCGGCGGCAAGGCGCCTCGCCGGCGATGGAACGATCGTCGTGATTGCTGCAGGGGAGCGGTGGCCGGATCAAACGCTGCGACCCGCCATCGAGGATTGGCTCGGAGCAGGCGCCATCATCGATGCTCTTGGCGGGACACGCAATGCAGAGGCCGACCTGGCAGCCGAAGCGTACCGGGCAGCGAAGCCTCGCCTGGCCGAAATCCTCCGCGACAGCCGCTCGGGCCGCGAACTCTCCGGTTGGGGATACGCTGCCGACACCGAGGTCGCGCTTGAGGTAAATGTTACCGACGTCGTGCCGATGATGCGCGAGGGTGCGTACCAGGCCCTCTGA
- a CDS encoding ABC-F family ATP-binding cassette domain-containing protein, translating to MLNLNGITVRLGGRLILDGVNAALPPGSRVGLIGRNGAGKSTLVRVIAGELEPDGGAAEMPRGSRLGYVAQEAPAGSATPFETVLAADTERAALMEEAETSHDPDRLAEVHERLLAIDAHTAPARAARILVGLGFDESMQQSPLDGFSGGWRMRVALAALLFSQPDVLLLDEPSNHLDLEAVLWLEDFLKSYRATIVIVSHERDFLNNVVDHILHLQGGKVTLYPGGYDAFERQRAERMAQLEAARANQVAQRAKLQDYIARNSARASTAKQAQSRIKALAKMAPIAAMAEDPSLSFDFPDPDELRPPLVTLDMASVGYGEKPILKRLNLRLDPDDRIGLLGRNGNGKTTLARLLAAQLTPMEGEMASSSKMRVGYFTQYQVEELDARDTPLEHMTRLMKGKTPGAVRAQLGRFGFSGDKATTLVGKLSGGERARLALALITRDAPHMLILDEPTNHLDVDAREALIQALNAYTGAVVVVSHDRHMLETTADRLVLVDGGTASDFDGSLDDYIALVLGGGSKADKAEKKANKKEDRRVAAEARERAQGLRKEAQAAEREVVKLTAERTAIDQAMFAPAEAAPALAKLTMTELMKRRADLSERIEAAETRWMEISEALEGAAA from the coding sequence ATGCTGAACCTCAATGGAATCACGGTGCGCCTGGGCGGGCGGCTCATTCTCGACGGCGTGAACGCGGCGCTTCCGCCTGGCAGCCGCGTCGGCCTGATCGGCCGCAACGGTGCCGGCAAGTCGACTCTGGTGCGCGTGATCGCGGGCGAGCTGGAGCCCGATGGGGGCGCCGCGGAGATGCCGCGCGGCAGCCGCCTGGGCTATGTCGCGCAGGAAGCGCCCGCTGGCAGCGCCACGCCGTTCGAAACGGTACTCGCCGCCGACACGGAGCGGGCAGCGCTGATGGAAGAGGCCGAGACGTCACACGACCCCGACCGCCTGGCCGAGGTGCACGAGCGGTTGCTCGCAATCGACGCCCATACCGCGCCGGCACGCGCCGCGCGCATTCTGGTGGGCCTCGGATTTGACGAGAGCATGCAGCAGTCGCCGCTCGACGGCTTTTCCGGTGGCTGGCGCATGCGCGTCGCGCTCGCCGCCTTGTTGTTCAGCCAGCCCGACGTGCTGCTGCTCGACGAGCCTTCGAACCACCTCGACCTGGAAGCCGTGCTGTGGCTGGAGGACTTCCTCAAAAGCTATCGCGCGACGATCGTGATCGTCAGCCACGAGCGCGACTTCCTCAACAACGTCGTCGATCACATCCTTCACCTGCAAGGCGGCAAGGTGACGCTCTACCCGGGCGGCTATGACGCGTTCGAGCGGCAACGCGCCGAGCGGATGGCGCAGCTGGAGGCGGCGCGGGCCAACCAGGTCGCGCAGCGCGCAAAGCTGCAGGATTACATCGCCCGCAACTCTGCGCGCGCTTCGACCGCCAAGCAGGCGCAGTCACGCATCAAGGCGCTTGCCAAGATGGCGCCGATCGCCGCGATGGCAGAGGATCCGTCGCTGTCGTTTGATTTCCCCGATCCCGACGAACTGCGCCCCCCGCTGGTGACGCTCGACATGGCGAGCGTCGGCTATGGTGAAAAACCGATCCTCAAGCGGCTGAACTTGCGGCTCGACCCCGACGATCGCATCGGTCTGCTTGGCCGCAACGGCAACGGCAAGACCACGCTCGCCCGACTGCTCGCCGCACAGCTGACGCCGATGGAAGGCGAGATGGCATCCTCGTCCAAGATGCGGGTCGGCTACTTCACCCAGTATCAGGTCGAGGAACTCGACGCGCGCGACACGCCGCTCGAGCACATGACCCGGCTGATGAAGGGCAAGACGCCGGGCGCGGTGCGCGCGCAACTCGGGCGTTTCGGCTTTTCGGGCGACAAGGCGACGACGCTGGTCGGCAAGCTTTCCGGCGGCGAGCGCGCGCGGCTCGCGCTTGCGCTCATCACCCGCGACGCGCCGCACATGCTGATCCTCGACGAGCCGACCAACCACCTCGACGTCGACGCGCGCGAGGCGCTGATCCAGGCATTGAACGCCTACACCGGTGCGGTGGTGGTGGTCAGCCACGACCGCCACATGCTCGAGACCACCGCGGACCGTCTGGTGCTGGTCGACGGCGGCACCGCCAGCGACTTCGACGGCAGCCTGGACGACTATATCGCGCTGGTGCTGGGCGGCGGCAGCAAGGCGGACAAGGCCGAGAAAAAAGCCAACAAGAAGGAGGACCGCCGGGTCGCGGCCGAAGCACGCGAGCGTGCCCAGGGGCTGCGCAAGGAGGCGCAGGCTGCCGAGCGCGAGGTGGTGAAGCTCACCGCCGAGCGTACGGCGATCGACCAGGCGATGTTCGCCCCTGCGGAGGCGGCGCCGGCGCTTGCGAAGCTCACCATGACCGAGTTGATGAAGCGCCGAGCGGATCTGTCCGAGCGGATCGAGGCCGCGGAGACGCGCTGGATGGAGATCAGCGAGGCGTTGGAGGGCGCAGCGGCGTAG
- a CDS encoding cation diffusion facilitator family transporter: MAKDGAGAHIKNNLVLYGALAANLGIGVAKFIAAGITGSSSMLTEGVHSVVDSGNQVLLLYGQRRARRPADPKHPFGYGRELYFWAFVVALLIFAVGAGVSIYEGYLHILDPEPLSDPVVNYVVLGVAVLLEGSSWTIAVREFNAKRGDTGWWRAIHESKDPAGFIVLFEDSAALIGLAVAGAGVWASHYFGDPRIDGVASILIGLILATVSALLAREAKGLLIGERADPVLIERVRSVVGAKPGISAVNHVRTIHTAPDAVFVAISADFDDALTMGAGETLIEELEAELKAAIPTLTSIYIRPEKHEEAILSFAPAAG, from the coding sequence ATGGCGAAGGACGGCGCGGGCGCGCACATCAAGAACAACCTCGTTCTCTATGGCGCGCTCGCGGCGAATCTCGGGATCGGTGTCGCGAAGTTCATCGCCGCCGGTATCACCGGCTCGTCCTCGATGCTGACGGAGGGCGTGCATTCGGTAGTGGACAGCGGCAATCAGGTGCTGCTGCTCTACGGGCAGAGGCGCGCGCGCCGGCCGGCCGATCCGAAGCACCCGTTCGGCTATGGCCGTGAGCTCTACTTCTGGGCATTCGTGGTCGCCCTGCTGATCTTCGCGGTCGGCGCCGGCGTATCGATCTACGAAGGCTACCTCCACATCCTGGACCCGGAGCCACTCAGCGATCCCGTCGTCAACTACGTCGTGCTGGGCGTCGCCGTCCTGCTGGAGGGTTCGTCCTGGACGATCGCCGTACGCGAGTTCAACGCCAAGCGCGGGGACACCGGCTGGTGGCGCGCGATCCACGAGTCCAAGGATCCCGCCGGCTTCATCGTTCTGTTCGAGGATTCGGCGGCGCTGATCGGCCTTGCCGTCGCCGGCGCTGGCGTGTGGGCCAGCCATTATTTTGGGGATCCCCGCATCGATGGCGTCGCATCGATCCTCATCGGCCTGATCCTGGCGACCGTCTCCGCACTGCTGGCGCGGGAGGCCAAGGGGCTGCTGATCGGCGAGCGCGCGGACCCGGTGCTGATCGAGCGGGTGCGGTCCGTGGTGGGCGCGAAGCCCGGCATCTCGGCGGTGAACCACGTGCGCACCATCCACACCGCACCCGATGCGGTCTTCGTTGCGATCAGCGCCGATTTCGACGATGCGCTGACCATGGGCGCAGGCGAAACACTGATCGAGGAACTGGAGGCCGAACTGAAGGCCGCGATCCCCACCCTCACCTCCATCTACATCCGTCCGGAGAAGCACGAGGAGGCCATCCTCAGCTTCGCGCCTGCCGCCGGCTGA